CTGCTAGAATTCAAATTAAACAATTCGTCATTGGGCTTTTTACTTTCAACGACGACTTCAACAAGTTCAAGACACACTTGCGCGATTTCCTGATCTCCTTGAAAGAGTTTGTCGGTGACAATGCTGAACTTTATGCGGAGGAAAGAGAACAGGCTCTGAAGGACGCGAAGGCTGCTGAACGTGACCGTGCAATGAGGGTTGGAGGACTGCTGAAGCCGTCAGAGATGGACCATGATGACGAACTATGACTCGACGAGGAACTAAAACCCGAAACCAACTTAGCTTCGTCGGAAAATATGAGTTTGGGATGCTATAAGTCTTTCACCAACGAAGATTGGCTGGATGGCTGGTCTTTCTATGGGCTGTAAGTATGAAAGACGAGCAAGTTCTCCTTCTGCGTATTTCAGAATGTGACTTGGCCTGTTGACTGTTCCTCCAATATCACCTTTTCTTTGGAGTCGTGTTCCCATGAAAGGCGAATATCTGATATATCGATCTCCCTCAAACCTACAATGGCAGCGAGTTGGTTGCCTGACATACAATTCTCGTATGTTGCCACTTCTGTGAGCCTCTATCATTATCTCATTGTTGGAGGCTCGCTGGCTGTATTTAATTTCGAGTAGGCTAGAAAACATGTAAACATTACACATTTCCTGAAGATTTAACCGCGCGCAAACCGAGTAGACATCTTGACTATCTGAGACAGAACAAGCGCTATGTTTCGCGCTTGAACCAAAGTCCGATGCAGCAAAGGCAGGCGGTGAAATACCTATTGCGCCGGTACGCAATCCACGAGACTTATTGATCCAACACCTACCATCGCCCTCGATGACAGTCATAAATCCTGAGAAATTTAACAGAATTTAGACACTTGCTTATTAAAACAATCCTCGAACCTCTCGTGCTCTTCTACGAACGCAGTGATGTCGCATGGCCGCCAACATATCTCCCAAAACCCAACATCTAGCTCCCGCGTTTCCTCTGTCTCTCGAGTACAAGATAATACGTCAAATATCCAGGTAACTGGAACGCTAAGGCTAAGAGCAGAGGGAGATACTTCGGATACTCGTGATCAAACGCCAGCACGGCATATTCGGTGGAGCCAAGATGTGGTAGATAATGAAGgaatgggaaagaaaagcTCAAAAGGTACAAATAGGGACACCCAACCAATGACAGATACCATTTTATGCAACCTCAAGCTAATTGATTGATTATCACTGCCTGTGCGTGCGTGATAGTATGCTGCATCTACCATAAGACGAGACCTGTTGGAGAAAGTAGTTCGGAATCAGAGTCCTCGGAATCAGAATCGTCCGATTCGGACAGCGATCGGggggctggggctgtgaGGTCTAAGAAGAACTGCAGACAGCATAACCATGACCATGGTGGCTCTCAGTCGTCACCAGAAAGAGCGCGAACGCCTGGTGACCATGGCCCCGACGACGAGAAACGCCAACGAAGAAAGCCTGGTCCAAATGCCTACGAAAAGATGCCCAAATTTACGAAGAGCTAAGTTAAGGCCGGGCGAGCTTTCCAAACTTTAATATGGACAGGCTGTTAGACAGCATTTCCATTATCGCTCAACGGAGAACCTGACTGGAATATACATCAAGTATGATGATGTTTACGATGTCGACCAATATATTACCTGGGTATCCACGAGCGAGAGGCTAACCCATGGAAAACGAGAAAACAAGCAGTACTCGATTGCTATCGGGACCTTGGAGTTACGGGTCTAGACGCGGCGCCATGAATCACACAGGACTGACTTAGTTTAGGGGTTTGATGTTTGACTTGTCTCATTCCAAATTGGAACAGTGTGAAATCATATTGAATGTAACTAGAAGTTCTCTTAACCCGAAGGCGCGGCGGGTCTTGTTTGTGACTGCAACCgtaatagttaataaactattataagaCCATACTTCTCCGCCTAGCAGCAATTCGTTGGCCTCGTCCTGTTGCCGTGGAACCCACCAAGGACAATGTGCTAGGGTTCTCCTGTGGATCATTGGTATTGAAGGTATCGGCCTTCGTAGGAAACATGGAGAGCTCGTTATTTGAGCTGCCCGAGCCTGAATAACTCGTAACCAAATCATTGTATAGGCTTTCTGCATTTATGACACTGGTGCAATATCTCGGCACGGTGTTTCGCCCGGAAGACTTGGTGTTTGAAGAATGTCTTCGGGACTTTCGGGTTGTGACTAATGCTGCCTGGTTCACGTCCATGGAGACATCCGGTTTGCCGTGTACAGAAAGCAGGCGCTTGTTTTGAACAATTTCCTCTCGATTTGACATACTGCCGAATTGGTCCTCCAGTTCTTTTTCGCCTCGTACATATGGCTCCTGAAATTGACTTTCCgcgtcttctcttccgccatCATTATGTCGTGCCGAGGATTGGCGCTTCTTTTCCGGACTAGCATTCAGATTTCGCTCCAAATGTTCGCCAGGTGTTTTGTCGCCGACTAAATCATGCTCTTGATTTGCGACTTTGGAACCCCGAGCCTTCTTTACAGAGCTGCTTTTATTACTAGGCTCTTCATGGGGTTCCCAACTCGAGTCTGTATGTGAACCGGATTTTCGCGACCTATCCCCACTGACAGCTGGTCCAAGTTCGTTCGTCGATCTCCTCATCTTATCCCGTAAGTTTGGTTCGGCATAGCTAACAACTGCGCCGCGTCGCCTTGACGGCCGAGCATTAGGCATATCTGGAGTTGCGGGAACGTCGGGTTGTTGGATATCGTGAAATTGCATGTTGTCTCTTCTCACTTCAGTCTTCATCTCCTGCCTATTATAATTCATTCCCCTGTCGCTACCGGTGATAGGTGTGCTAGGTTTCTTCGGGGTTGAACATTCGCCGCGGCCCTGGCCACCTTTGGATTGTTGTGGGATCGAGTTCTCGTTTCCCCCGACGATCGTAGGGGTTTGATATTTGTCCCGATTCTTCGTAGTACTTGGTTTGGTTGGCGAAATTATGGTGCTATTCGTGCTTTCTATTATTGTTTGCACAGTCAGTCATGACCTCGCGAGGTGGATGTTAGCTTTACATACTTGGTTCGAGCACTTTCCGTTTAGGTTGTATGTGGCTCAAAACTGCCTCTTTTAACCCAGTATTCTTTTTAACTGGAGAATTATTTTGCGCAGACAACCTCACTGGTGATTGGATAGGACGGTTGAATTCaaagtcatcatcctcagccGCGGCCGATTCAAAAAAGctttcttcgtcttcggctGAGAACTTGCGTTTTGCTCCACATTTCCGAGTGAATCTTGGATCGAGAAGAGATGTGGAATTTGTGTCACTATGGACTTCATTTGCTGTAATTGGACCgggtcttttctttcttcttgtttcaAGGTTGGGAGGTAGTGAATGTGCATTTTCTGCGTTCCCAATCATTGCGCTCGTGTCCGTGTACCCTATGTGTGATTTCATTGATACATCGTCATTTTCATCGCCTTGTTTGGGAGAATTGGCAGAGATTTCCGACCCAGAAGAACTTGAAATATCCGTGTCGCTGTTCGACAGCTCTTGTAACTCTTGCGCACTACCAACCCTTTTAGCAACAGATTGGTTTTGTTCGAGGGTGTACGTACCTGAGTGTGCGCCTGGGGAAATACTTGTCTTCTAGTATCACGGGGAGTTTCTCATTTGCTTCAACCTCCAATGTTCTGTCGAGATTGGCATCTTTAACTTTTTGAGTTATGCTTGATTCCCTTGGCCGTTTCTCTCCCATATGTTCGGATTCATCCCGTGACTTTCTAGCATAACGCCGCGGCAGACTACCCAATTCTGTGATCAGGCTGCTCAGCTCAACTAGTTTGCTGTCTAGCCTAGTTTTTAGGCCATAAACACCGTCGTGAAGTGTTTTTGCTGCCTCAAATCGCTCCAAATCCTGCGTCAGAGTTATGATCTGCTCTCGCAGCGACACGTTTTCAGAAAGTAGGTGGGAGACTTCGGACTCGAGGTTCCGAATTCGGAGTGATTGGATTGAGTTTACTCGAGCAATTTCGCGATTCTGTCGTACAAACCGTCTCTTTACTAAAGGAAAATAGATATAAGCATGGCGCAATGATATCGAGGGGTTTTTGGATCTTTAGACGAACGGATCTCAATCGGTTCAGCCGACGCTGTTGACTCGTTCAGACGAGCCATGATTCGCGAGTAGCAGTGGCGATAAGTGTGCACTTGTTGGAACAAACGGCCGTGGGATTCACTATATACCAAGTAGAGGCCGAAATTGTCTGATCACACGATCATAAGGGTGCTGAAAGTTTGAGGGTCGGACGCGTGAGACATTGtcgagaagaaggtgaagggaGGCATTTGGATTTGAGCCGAAGCTCCACGTCGGGTCTGTTGATGATTTTCCATTCTAGGAATAGCGTAAATATCCTTTTGTTTTTGCAACATTGGAAAGTGCGGGCGGTCGGTCAGTCAGTGTAAACCTCCCCGTCAGCGTCAACCAACTCGTTAAACAACTAAGTTACAAGTCTACAACAGCCATCTTGAACGCACATTGGTGCATTTTACTACTACGTAGTGGTTCTGTTATTATTACTTAGTGGCCAGATTGTCGTCACCCTGCAGATATTGGGGTATTCTGCGCCAGCATTCAAAATCGAGCGATATCCTCCCCCCCGCGCTTGATTTGAATTCCCCGCCACCATGGCTTATACGTCCCGCCCTACCTCCATGCTGGGCCCCGGAACGTCGGCGGCGTCCCTTCGACAGCCAGGCGGTGCCATATCTCAACAGCAGTCCTCGGCTTTGGCAGCTCGCAttgcgtcgaagaaggctgaGTTGGATAATCTGGTCCAGCTTCGTGACATGAGCAACGGCCTTGCAGGGCAAATGGAGGTCCTTCGGGCCAAACTGGAAACACTTAAAGACGGTACAGAAGGTGCATAATTCCTAGCTTAGCATGTTATTTGCACATGCAAGGGTCTGCTTACTAACTATAGCTGCTGTTCCATATGTTTAGCCGTGGCATGCGTACTTGCAAATTGGGATAACATCCTACGGGCAATTACCATGGCCTCAAGTATGTTTTGGGCTCTCGATCGAGGTCGTACTATATTTACTGATGTGGTATTTGATTCAGCTAAGTTGGCGGTGCTCAAAGATGTGGCGGCGCAAGAAGCGAGTGTCGATAACAAAAATGATACCTACTCCCCCTTGCCAGCGACCTTGGTTCGAATTCCTGCAATTCAACAAGACAAACCTAGCGAACAATGAACGATATGGTGTTCTCCTCCACATATTCGCCTTTTTAACACGCTGTTACGGTCATGTAATACCCGTGCGGACAGAACGGAGCTATGATACTGACCGTTCATTTCTCGTCAACCAAACTTCAGTCGGAAGGACCACACTGCTGCCGGTGGGATCTGATTATCTGGATTTACCTAGAACTACAAAAATGTCCGATGATTCACAACAAGGCGCCCGCTAACATGCGACATTATTAGGGCCACCCTGAGTATCAGGCACAGCCAACTCCATACCGGGCGTAGCGCGGTGGGTTAGGAATAGCCTGAAGATGCAAGGAATTGCGCCTTTGGGTACAGTCAGAGCTCAGGTTTGTCAGGTTTGCTATTTCGTGTGTGTTTAATGTGAATTGGTCCCATGTATAATTGCTGAGTGTACCATACGCAGCTGGCTTCAGACCCACTACATCGCAAACAACACACCCCTGCCTTTGCAAAAATTTCAACGCGGAAGCAACGTGGGCCTGATTTCAATCGTGGGATTTCCtaaacaaaataaaaataagaataaaaggAATACGTAACTCAACTACGTACCTATGGCAGAGCTATAGTATTTTAGATCCTACGGATATAAAACTTGACCCAGCCATCGGCTCATTGCGAATAACGCATTCGCTGGTAGCGGCTTCCGAGCTTGAAACCTTAGCTCAGTTGCGGTGAGCCTCGTTACTAGAGGCAGAAGCGTAAATAAAGGGACCCAATACACTTGACGGACTCATCATCCTAGACGGTATGTATTGGGGTTTAGTACGTAGTAGTGTCGCGCAGACTCTTGCCATCCGATTCATAATGCTTGCCAGCGGAAAGACCAGAAGCTCATTTGTATTTTTCGCCGATTCCTTGCTAAATTACTACTCGTATGCAGTTTGtactaactatagttaatgTGGAAAACCAACGATCCAGGTTTCGTACTTGTGTTGTGTGGTTCAACAAATGTCGTAGGTACACACAGCAATTGGTTGTGGTGGTTCCCCTCTAAGATATCTTCGTAATGCACTTTGGAACAAGGAGAGGCTGCAGACCATGAGCCACGATAGACAGCGAGGGGTCATGTTCATCAAATGCTTTTTGTGGTGTTGAGATAGCGGTTCAACAGAACCTGAGAACAATAATGTGCCAAAAAAGCGACTAATTGGGAGAGGGTGCGCAGCGGTTAGCAGAGCTTAACTATCCAGACTCGTACTCCGTGCTCCGCTAACCGGATAAAGTGAGATAAAGAGGTTCTCTATATTTGCAGGGAAGCGTGGGAAGTTAACCGGCCGAGGAATGGGTAGTCTTCGAATGTCCCTGGTGCGCCTCGGCAACTTTAAAGCTGTAAAAGGGTTAACTGAATAACCAAACTGACTACATACGGAGTAGTTGGTTAACTATGGGGTGCTTCGAGTTGCCACGACCCACAAAACcaatagttagttagtttCAAGTTTCGTCTCAACCAGATTACTATTCGGATTGGATCGTGGGGCTTGACGCGATCCATTCAAGATGTATGAGCATTGCTAGATTTTCAACGAACGGAGGATAGGTACGGATACTGTACCGTTGGATATACCTTCCCAAAATTTAGCTCCATCTGGCTTGTTTTAGAACATCTTTCCCCGTAAAATCCATTGTTGGTCCCTGAGGGAAAGTCCTCGTCTACGATGTAATCACAAGTAGTGCTTGCGAGCACGAAGAGTTGAAGACTTTAGCTCCTGCAACCTTATCCTCAGTTGCTATCAACTCCCTAGGCTTGTTATTTGCTTGCGGgaattttttattctattctgTTTATCTTTTTACCCTGGACCTCCTCCCCACTCTTACTTCTCATGCATAGCGCCCGAGCCACGACGTCCTCTGTGTAGAGTGGCATTGGTTGGACCTCTCCAGCTGTCGACTAGTGGCTACTGAGTAAAGTTTGGGGCCTCGGACGGTCGCCTTAGCGCCTACGCTGTTTTGCGTTAGAACTTAGGAGGCGAGGAGCCCAGTGAGAACGCGCATCACCCGTCGGCTCATATCCACAATCCTATTGGGACGTACTACGGAGTCGGACATCTTGAAGCTGACAGCCTGACACTTGTTGGCCCAGGACAGCTGGTTCACCATGGTTGGGATTTGGGTCGCGGATGGGGCGGACTGAGGCAATAATAAATCGCGAGTATTATTCTCTGCCGACAGAGAGGTCTGTGCTCAACTTGCAGACGACATACTGCGAAGCTACGGCTAGCAGACTTGCCAGCTCGGAAGC
This region of Aspergillus puulaauensis MK2 DNA, chromosome 5, nearly complete sequence genomic DNA includes:
- the YPI1 gene encoding PPP1R11/YPI1 family protein (COG:S;~EggNog:ENOG410PTF8;~InterPro:IPR011107;~PFAM:PF07491;~go_function: GO:0004865 - protein serine/threonine phosphatase inhibitor activity [Evidence IEA];~go_process: GO:0032515 - negative regulation of phosphoprotein phosphatase activity [Evidence IEA]), producing the protein MSHGRQHISQNPTSSSRVSSVSRVQDNTSNIQVTGTLRLRAEGDTSDTRDQTPARHIRWSQDVVDNEGMGKKSSKVCCIYHKTRPVGESSSESESSESESSDSDSDRGAGAVRSKKNCRQHNHDHGGSQSSPERARTPGDHGPDDEKRQRRKPGPNAYEKMPKFTKS
- a CDS encoding DASH complex subunit DAD2 (COG:S;~EggNog:ENOG410PREG;~InterPro:IPR013963;~PFAM:PF08654;~go_component: GO:0042729 - DASH complex [Evidence IEA];~go_component: GO:0072686 - mitotic spindle [Evidence IEA];~go_process: GO:0000278 - mitotic cell cycle [Evidence IEA]); amino-acid sequence: MAYTSRPTSMLGPGTSAASLRQPGGAISQQQSSALAARIASKKAELDNLVQLRDMSNGLAGQMEVLRAKLETLKDGTEAVACVLANWDNILRAITMASTKLAVLKDVAAQEASVDNKNDTYSPLPATLVRIPAIQQDKPSEQ
- a CDS encoding shugoshin family protein (COG:S;~EggNog:ENOG410PRS3;~InterPro:IPR038889,IPR011515,IPR011516;~PFAM:PF07558,PF07557;~go_component: GO:0000775 - chromosome, centromeric region [Evidence IEA];~go_component: GO:0005634 - nucleus [Evidence IEA];~go_process: GO:0045132 - meiotic chromosome segregation [Evidence IEA]), giving the protein MARLNESTASAEPIEILKRRFVRQNREIARVNSIQSLRIRNLESEVSHLLSENVSLREQIITLTQDLERFEAAKTLHDGVYGLKTRLDSKLVELSSLITELGSLPRRYARKSRDESEHMGEKRPRESSITQKVKDANLDRTLEVEANEKLPVILEDKYFPRRTLSAQELQELSNSDTDISSSSGSEISANSPKQGDENDDVSMKSHIGYTDTSAMIGNAENAHSLPPNLETRRKKRPGPITANEVHSDTNSTSLLDPRFTRKCGAKRKFSAEDEESFFESAAAEDDDFEFNRPIQSPVRLSAQNNSPVKKNTGLKEAVLSHIQPKRKVLEPKSTNSTIISPTKPSTTKNRDKYQTPTIVGGNENSIPQQSKGGQGRGECSTPKKPSTPITGSDRGMNYNRQEMKTEVRRDNMQFHDIQQPDVPATPDMPNARPSRRRGAVVSYAEPNLRDKMRRSTNELGPAVSGDRSRKSGSHTDSSWEPHEEPSNKSSSVKKARGSKVANQEHDLVGDKTPGEHLERNLNASPEKKRQSSARHNDGGREDAESQFQEPYVRGEKELEDQFGSMSNREEIVQNKRLLSVHGKPDVSMDVNQAALVTTRKSRRHSSNTKSSGRNTVPRYCTSVINAESLYNDLVTSYSGSGSSNNELSMFPTKADTFNTNDPQENPSTLSLVGSTATGRGQRIAARRRSMVL